One Gimesia aquarii DNA segment encodes these proteins:
- a CDS encoding PSD1 and planctomycete cytochrome C domain-containing protein: MTPFPRFVSSQFWTAWLAIVATVMMVLIQDRSSIAQEVRYNRDVLPILAENCFTCHGFDKTKREAGLRLDSEKGALATLESGARAIIPGKTGQSALIQRIFTKYTDLLMPPKESGKQLTADQQEILRRWVKQGAQYEAHWAFIPPQYQEPPVVAGVDHAIDRFIQTRLAQEKITPSPEANRSTLIRRLSLDLIGLPPSPLEVDAFVNDRRTDAYERVVDRLLASEHFGERWARWWLDLAHYGDSDGYLQDFLRPVAWRYRQWVVDAFNRDMPFDQFTIEQLAGDLFPNATVSQRTATGFLRNTLSNREGGAGLEEFRVRQVIDRTSTVSTTWLALTFACAECHDHKFDAISQREFYQFYDFFNNADEVNFNAPLPGELKPWLKAKQVYDQKRGKRLAPISEPLATLQADWEKQILHAEAHPGDDFSWDRKLELLGLQWGQNLGEGQLEGLNIIKTPLAQRTQDQQDRLLDYFLDNIPSVYNAKAKELKLSEVRAQIKTWKNELPKLTRAPGMMQSIIPRATHIHIRGNYRRHGEKVNAGTPAALPRLNAHKSQPDRLALARWLVSPEHPLTARVTVNRLWQELFGRGIVATSENFGVRGDRPSHPELLDWLALKFQQHNWSTKEVLRVIVTSQTYKQSSRARPELVTHDPDNELLARQSRLRLSAEMVRDSILEISGLLSHTVGGPSVKPQQPDSVSKAGYSNEWKTSSGADRYRRGLYTFIQRTSPFAQFVTFDLPDTSSSCTRRERSNTPLQALNLLNDPVFLEAARSLTSRVMRESRSSNESRLNHTYMLVLARPPQPAESKRLLKYLEQQKTLFNNEPSSMRELLLESTPQGDPVEYAAWIALSSVLLNLDETITRE; the protein is encoded by the coding sequence ATGACACCCTTTCCCCGCTTTGTATCCAGCCAATTCTGGACTGCCTGGCTCGCCATTGTTGCTACAGTGATGATGGTTTTAATTCAAGACAGATCATCTATCGCTCAAGAAGTGCGATACAATCGAGATGTACTGCCCATCCTTGCGGAGAATTGTTTTACCTGCCATGGCTTTGATAAAACAAAACGCGAAGCCGGGTTACGGCTCGATTCTGAGAAGGGTGCTTTGGCAACGCTGGAATCCGGAGCACGGGCTATCATACCGGGGAAGACAGGTCAGAGTGCGCTCATTCAACGCATTTTCACCAAATACACTGATTTACTAATGCCACCCAAAGAGTCAGGGAAGCAACTCACAGCAGACCAACAGGAAATATTACGCCGTTGGGTAAAGCAAGGCGCTCAATACGAAGCACACTGGGCATTCATTCCTCCCCAATACCAAGAGCCGCCTGTAGTAGCTGGGGTTGATCATGCCATTGATCGCTTCATTCAGACACGTTTGGCGCAGGAAAAGATTACCCCCTCACCGGAAGCAAATCGATCGACGTTAATCCGCCGTTTGAGTCTCGATCTGATCGGCCTCCCCCCTTCACCATTGGAAGTTGACGCGTTCGTTAATGATCGTCGGACCGATGCCTATGAGCGAGTCGTTGACCGCTTGCTCGCTTCCGAGCATTTTGGTGAGCGTTGGGCACGCTGGTGGTTAGATCTCGCGCATTATGGGGACAGCGATGGCTATCTTCAAGATTTCCTTCGCCCTGTTGCCTGGCGATACCGGCAATGGGTGGTGGACGCGTTTAATCGTGATATGCCCTTTGATCAATTTACAATCGAGCAACTTGCAGGCGATCTGTTTCCGAATGCCACCGTTTCACAACGGACCGCTACCGGTTTCTTGCGTAACACATTGAGTAACCGTGAAGGAGGTGCAGGGCTCGAAGAATTTCGTGTGCGGCAAGTAATCGATCGTACTTCGACTGTGAGTACGACCTGGCTCGCACTCACTTTTGCTTGTGCTGAATGTCACGATCATAAATTCGATGCCATTTCACAGCGCGAATTTTACCAATTCTATGACTTCTTCAATAATGCAGATGAAGTAAACTTCAATGCGCCGCTACCCGGTGAACTGAAGCCCTGGCTCAAAGCAAAGCAGGTCTACGATCAAAAGCGAGGCAAGCGACTCGCACCGATTTCTGAGCCCCTTGCCACACTTCAGGCGGACTGGGAAAAACAAATCCTGCATGCCGAAGCACATCCGGGTGATGACTTTTCCTGGGATCGTAAACTGGAACTGTTAGGACTTCAGTGGGGGCAAAATCTGGGTGAAGGACAACTGGAAGGACTCAATATTATAAAGACACCTCTCGCACAAAGGACACAGGATCAACAAGATCGATTACTTGACTATTTTCTGGACAACATCCCTTCTGTTTACAATGCCAAAGCCAAGGAACTCAAACTGAGTGAAGTTCGTGCTCAGATCAAAACATGGAAAAACGAACTTCCAAAACTGACACGTGCTCCCGGGATGATGCAGTCGATCATTCCTAGGGCAACGCACATTCATATTCGAGGAAATTATCGTCGTCATGGTGAAAAAGTGAACGCAGGCACCCCAGCAGCTTTACCTCGACTTAACGCACACAAGAGTCAGCCAGACCGTCTCGCACTGGCACGTTGGCTGGTTTCACCAGAACATCCACTCACAGCGCGTGTCACAGTAAATCGTCTTTGGCAGGAGCTATTTGGTCGCGGTATCGTGGCAACGTCAGAAAATTTCGGGGTGCGTGGAGATCGGCCCTCTCATCCTGAGTTACTCGACTGGCTGGCTCTAAAGTTTCAGCAGCATAATTGGAGTACTAAAGAAGTACTACGTGTGATCGTGACTTCTCAAACTTACAAGCAGTCCTCACGTGCTCGACCGGAACTCGTAACACACGATCCTGATAATGAATTACTCGCACGACAGTCACGACTCCGTCTTTCTGCCGAAATGGTACGAGATTCGATACTCGAAATAAGCGGGCTACTTTCTCATACGGTTGGTGGCCCTAGTGTAAAACCACAACAACCCGATAGCGTCTCTAAAGCTGGCTATAGTAACGAGTGGAAGACAAGCTCGGGGGCAGATCGCTATCGTCGTGGTCTTTACACTTTCATTCAACGTACTTCCCCTTTTGCCCAATTCGTCACTTTTGATCTGCCAGATACCAGTAGCAGCTGCACGCGACGTGAACGTTCCAATACACCGTTGCAGGCGCTTAATCTATTGAACGACCCTGTTTTCCTTGAAGCGGCACGGTCGCTTACATCACGTGTCATGCGTGAGTCAAGAAGTTCCAATGAGAGCCGTCTCAACCATACGTATATGCTGGTCCTTGCGCGTCCTCCGCAACCAGCAGAATCGAAGAGACTACTCAAGTATCTTGAACAGCAGAAAACGCTGTTCAATAACGAACCATCTTCGATGCGCGAGCTACTACTGGAATCGACGCCCCAGGGTGATCCTGTGGAATATGCAGCGTGGATTGCGCTTTCCAGTGTATTACTGAACCTTGATGAAACGATTACTCGTGAATAA
- a CDS encoding substrate-binding domain-containing protein → MSTSQPQRIALLIDTSVTFSSLVIRGVAQFAREQPSWQIFLQPRGVREHSSVPRHWEVEGVITRVTHRTQAAALKRLGIPVINVSRSVVPGFSIPQVRIDECESARLAATHLLERGFRSLAYYSVPEHPHYEDQMEPTFAEVVHSWGGTCKYFKQWRRKRSSQNVTLAELGAWLQTLPKPVGILAWDAVHGHLLCEACVSAGFRIPEEVAIVCGEDDELFCQISYPPLSAVDCGPERIGYEAAALLARCLANKQLKTKPKLVTPVGMLARHSTDVLAMDDRELAQALEFLRKNAYGPLQVRDVLRQVPLSRRALELRFRQVLGRSPAAELRWLRVTKAQDLLTNTNWSMPKVAAASGFSQVETMNRVFRRELQQTPTQYRRSTRSGKVV, encoded by the coding sequence ATGTCAACTAGCCAACCACAAAGAATTGCTTTATTGATTGACACTTCAGTTACTTTCAGTAGCCTTGTGATTCGTGGGGTGGCTCAATTTGCACGCGAACAACCTTCCTGGCAGATTTTCTTACAGCCACGGGGAGTTCGTGAACATTCCAGCGTCCCCCGGCATTGGGAAGTGGAGGGGGTAATTACACGTGTGACACACCGCACACAAGCTGCAGCCTTAAAACGGTTGGGTATTCCGGTAATCAATGTTTCTCGAAGTGTCGTACCAGGATTTTCGATACCACAAGTTCGGATTGATGAATGTGAATCGGCGCGATTGGCTGCGACACATCTATTGGAACGAGGATTTCGCTCACTTGCATATTACAGCGTACCAGAGCATCCTCATTACGAAGATCAGATGGAACCTACTTTTGCGGAAGTCGTACACAGTTGGGGAGGAACTTGTAAGTACTTCAAACAGTGGCGTCGTAAACGTTCCAGCCAAAATGTGACACTTGCAGAATTGGGCGCCTGGTTACAAACGCTTCCTAAACCAGTTGGTATTCTTGCCTGGGATGCCGTACATGGCCACCTCCTTTGTGAAGCATGTGTCTCAGCCGGATTCCGGATTCCTGAGGAAGTGGCAATCGTTTGTGGGGAAGACGATGAGCTTTTCTGTCAGATTTCTTACCCTCCTTTATCGGCCGTCGATTGTGGACCAGAGCGTATTGGTTATGAAGCGGCTGCTCTACTAGCGCGTTGTTTAGCAAATAAGCAGCTAAAAACAAAGCCGAAACTTGTCACTCCGGTTGGTATGTTGGCCCGCCATTCAACTGATGTACTGGCTATGGATGATCGGGAACTGGCGCAAGCTCTGGAATTTCTGCGTAAAAATGCCTATGGTCCATTACAAGTTCGTGATGTTTTACGTCAGGTACCGTTATCACGTCGTGCTTTGGAATTACGATTCCGTCAGGTGCTTGGTCGCTCCCCAGCCGCCGAGCTGCGCTGGTTGCGCGTTACCAAAGCGCAAGATTTACTCACAAATACAAATTGGTCTATGCCGAAAGTCGCCGCAGCGAGTGGTTTTTCACAAGTCGAAACGATGAACCGTGTCTTTCGCCGTGAGCTACAACAAACACCAACGCAGTACCGCCGTTCGACACGAAGTGGCAAGGTTGTTTAA
- a CDS encoding type IV pilus twitching motility protein PilT, translating to MSWTLEKILKGARSFKASDIHLVRGLSPSLRINGDIRPLEGHPLLKEDLLELYNSIMNEKQKKFFEEHWQICFSEYTEGIGRYRVSVYYHSGVPEFSIRLCESDVRTKDELGLPPVIDELTRIPSGLILVTGPTGMGKTTTLNYMIHSINQQRRAKIVTIEDPVEYTHDNIRSIIIQQEVLGDVLNFQSALRHVLRQDPDVIVIGEMRDLETIETALIAAETGHLVIATLHTPDSVQTIQRIYSVFPAEQQNSITVQLANSIQAIISQKLLPHATGSERLLACEVCIATSAIRNHIRERQVHHIYSEIQTGRKFQMKTMDQILMELYQSGDITYDVAISNAREPKAIMSASATSSAGEFH from the coding sequence ATGAGTTGGACTCTGGAAAAGATCCTTAAAGGAGCACGCTCTTTTAAAGCAAGCGATATCCATCTGGTACGTGGGTTGTCTCCTTCACTTCGGATTAATGGTGATATCCGACCTCTTGAAGGTCACCCTCTCCTCAAAGAAGACCTGCTTGAACTCTATAACTCAATCATGAACGAGAAACAGAAAAAGTTCTTTGAGGAACACTGGCAAATTTGTTTTTCTGAGTATACCGAAGGTATTGGACGCTATCGTGTGAGTGTTTACTATCACTCTGGAGTTCCCGAGTTCTCGATCCGACTATGTGAATCTGATGTAAGAACAAAGGATGAATTAGGGCTTCCTCCCGTTATCGACGAACTGACGCGGATACCTAGCGGATTAATTCTGGTGACTGGACCAACGGGAATGGGAAAAACCACCACACTCAACTACATGATTCACTCGATTAATCAACAACGTCGCGCTAAAATAGTCACGATTGAAGATCCGGTTGAATATACTCATGACAATATTCGCAGCATTATTATTCAGCAAGAGGTATTAGGAGATGTGCTGAATTTCCAAAGTGCCTTAAGACACGTTCTACGGCAGGATCCCGATGTCATTGTCATTGGTGAAATGCGTGATTTAGAAACGATTGAAACCGCATTGATAGCTGCAGAAACAGGACATCTGGTTATAGCAACTCTGCATACTCCAGACTCAGTGCAAACCATCCAGAGAATTTATAGCGTCTTTCCCGCAGAACAACAAAATTCTATTACAGTCCAATTGGCCAACAGTATCCAGGCAATCATTTCACAAAAACTTCTTCCACATGCGACAGGTTCTGAGCGTTTACTTGCCTGCGAGGTTTGTATCGCCACCTCGGCTATCCGAAATCATATCCGGGAAAGACAGGTTCACCACATCTATAGTGAAATACAGACAGGTCGCAAATTTCAAATGAAAACGATGGACCAGATCTTAATGGAACTTTATCAAAGTGGTGACATCACTTACGACGTAGCCATTTCCAATGCGCGTGAACCAAAGGCGATTATGTCAGCATCAGCTACTTCTAGTGCAGGCGAATTCCATTAA
- a CDS encoding tetratricopeptide repeat protein, producing MRFDKLEFDSTPEESGRENSAPIEKDFSHWVREADHNRRIGQYENALRYYSRALEEDKTHVMAWVGQVQMLVLLSEYPQAKMWSQKALELFPNNPDLLSGQSQAECRLGNIKAAHTLSDAAIMQRGESAYQWQVRGELSVATKKTGDVMSFDKAFLANNDWLVSLETALIYLFYRSYSKAQQRARVAVEKSPDSFYCWYILGVCGQKLGFTSSAEMNFTRCLELCPNHVEAEQRLFEINQSSWSVGRFLKRMIGRK from the coding sequence GTGCGATTTGATAAATTGGAATTTGATTCAACTCCCGAAGAATCTGGTCGAGAGAATTCCGCTCCCATTGAGAAAGACTTTTCCCATTGGGTACGAGAGGCTGATCATAATCGTCGCATTGGCCAGTATGAAAACGCGTTACGCTATTATTCCCGCGCGTTAGAAGAAGATAAAACACACGTAATGGCATGGGTGGGACAAGTACAAATGCTGGTTCTACTCTCTGAGTACCCACAAGCCAAAATGTGGAGTCAGAAAGCACTGGAACTGTTTCCCAACAATCCAGATTTATTATCAGGACAATCTCAAGCTGAGTGCCGACTTGGTAATATCAAAGCGGCACATACTTTAAGCGATGCCGCAATCATGCAAAGAGGTGAATCTGCTTATCAATGGCAAGTTCGAGGTGAGCTCTCTGTCGCAACCAAAAAAACAGGTGATGTTATGAGTTTCGATAAGGCTTTTCTTGCCAATAATGATTGGTTGGTTTCTTTGGAAACTGCTCTGATCTACTTGTTTTATCGTTCTTATAGTAAGGCACAACAGCGGGCTAGAGTGGCTGTCGAGAAATCACCTGACTCATTTTATTGTTGGTACATTTTAGGAGTCTGTGGACAGAAGTTGGGATTCACTTCATCTGCCGAAATGAATTTTACACGTTGTTTAGAGCTTTGCCCAAACCACGTTGAAGCAGAACAACGCTTATTCGAGATCAATCAAAGTAGCTGGAGTGTAGGACGATTTCTTAAACGAATGATTGGTCGAAAATAG
- a CDS encoding DUF2997 domain-containing protein: MAQEELEIEIDKFGKVTVKTVGIKGPRCLDVAESFAQILGQEESRELTSEYYETEQQVRSHIDVKRKY, encoded by the coding sequence ATGGCTCAAGAAGAACTTGAGATAGAAATCGATAAATTCGGTAAAGTCACCGTTAAAACAGTTGGTATCAAAGGCCCTCGCTGCCTGGATGTAGCTGAATCATTCGCTCAAATTCTAGGACAGGAAGAATCCCGTGAACTGACTAGTGAATATTATGAAACCGAACAACAGGTGCGATCTCATATCGATGTAAAACGAAAATACTAA
- a CDS encoding DUF1257 domain-containing protein: MSSVIVVAPIIIANWPVITAAVAAGVGSLGFSVVNTAELESAFSENMTREEIEVENSEVLDGSAGTGEQMVVVKDGIKATFTRDARGALKLCMEGKGKSKSELRQIGEELMGRVTQQYAYHRVVTELKERNMTIVEEGMTETESVKIRIRNW; this comes from the coding sequence ATGAGTTCAGTCATTGTTGTGGCTCCCATCATTATCGCCAACTGGCCTGTCATCACGGCAGCGGTAGCGGCAGGTGTGGGCTCTTTAGGATTTTCAGTTGTCAATACAGCTGAACTCGAATCAGCGTTCAGTGAGAACATGACTCGCGAAGAAATTGAAGTCGAAAATAGTGAAGTTCTCGATGGTTCAGCAGGAACGGGAGAACAGATGGTTGTTGTAAAAGATGGTATCAAAGCAACCTTCACACGTGATGCACGAGGAGCACTGAAACTTTGTATGGAAGGCAAAGGGAAGTCTAAATCTGAGCTGCGTCAAATTGGTGAAGAATTAATGGGCCGTGTTACACAACAATACGCCTATCACCGTGTTGTCACAGAATTAAAAGAACGAAATATGACAATCGTTGAAGAAGGTATGACCGAAACGGAATCCGTTAAAATTCGTATTCGAAACTGGTAA
- a CDS encoding AAA family ATPase: protein MSEEQLKSEIKNKVATKKIKQTVSSPEKSKKLPRTSEAQQELDVLIRARYPIIYVVTWEEERVERALRHIATSREKKLFTWTITQGIIKSGAEPQKSKSGCGNTSDPLAALDDVIHQVEPAIYLFKDFHRFTVDERANLSVIRRLRDVAYHLRDTYKTIVITSPLMQIAPELSKDITLLEFGLPETNEFNQLLDRIIDDVKENPKVSINLDGLSREKIVRAARGLTLKEAENVFAKTLVTDGKIDADDINIVFSEKEQIIKKSGLLEYCDTKEKFNNVAGLENLKSWLNKRAIAFTDKAKKFGLPSPRGVLLLGVQGCGKSLCAKSVSQLWRLPLLRFDLGRMFSSLVGSSEENVRQAIQIAESVAPVILWIDEIDKALAGSTDSAGSDGGTSARVFGTLLTWLSEKTSSVFVIATANDISNLPPELLRKGRLDEIFFIDLPNMSERRDIFKIHITKRGREIKQFDLDKLAEATEGFNGAEIEESVVSALFDAFSNQSNLSTEHIIQAISETVPLSKTMSEEINGLRTWASGRARPATRGNTQNKNESRRKIEF, encoded by the coding sequence ATGAGCGAAGAGCAGCTTAAAAGTGAGATTAAGAATAAAGTTGCAACGAAGAAGATAAAACAAACAGTTTCTTCACCGGAGAAATCCAAAAAACTACCACGTACATCGGAAGCCCAGCAGGAACTGGATGTCCTTATTCGTGCCAGATATCCCATCATTTATGTCGTGACTTGGGAAGAAGAACGGGTGGAAAGGGCATTACGCCACATCGCCACATCGAGAGAAAAGAAGCTCTTTACCTGGACGATCACTCAGGGAATTATCAAATCAGGAGCAGAACCGCAGAAAAGCAAATCGGGCTGTGGAAACACTTCTGATCCCTTGGCAGCATTGGATGATGTCATCCATCAGGTTGAACCAGCAATTTATTTATTCAAGGACTTTCATCGCTTTACTGTAGACGAACGTGCCAATCTTTCAGTTATCAGACGTTTGCGAGATGTTGCCTACCACTTAAGAGATACCTACAAAACGATTGTCATCACCTCGCCTCTGATGCAAATCGCTCCGGAATTGTCTAAGGATATTACGCTGCTGGAATTTGGGCTACCTGAGACAAATGAGTTCAACCAATTACTGGATCGCATAATTGACGACGTTAAGGAGAATCCGAAGGTCTCAATCAACTTAGATGGACTTTCACGTGAAAAGATTGTGAGGGCTGCAAGAGGCTTAACGCTAAAAGAAGCAGAGAATGTCTTCGCAAAAACATTAGTAACCGATGGAAAAATCGACGCGGATGACATCAATATTGTATTCAGTGAGAAAGAACAAATCATCAAGAAAAGCGGACTGCTTGAGTATTGCGACACCAAAGAGAAATTTAATAATGTGGCCGGTCTTGAAAACCTGAAATCCTGGCTGAACAAAAGAGCAATCGCCTTTACCGACAAAGCCAAAAAATTCGGTTTACCGTCCCCGCGTGGAGTCTTATTACTGGGAGTCCAGGGATGTGGGAAAAGTCTTTGCGCCAAGTCGGTATCACAGTTATGGAGGCTGCCGTTACTACGCTTTGATCTTGGGAGAATGTTTAGCAGTCTGGTTGGCTCAAGCGAAGAAAATGTGAGACAAGCGATTCAAATCGCAGAAAGTGTAGCTCCTGTCATCTTATGGATAGATGAAATTGACAAAGCCCTTGCCGGCTCCACTGATTCAGCAGGGAGTGATGGCGGCACCTCAGCACGCGTTTTTGGAACTCTGCTAACCTGGTTGTCTGAAAAAACGTCTTCCGTTTTTGTAATCGCTACTGCTAACGATATCAGTAATTTACCGCCCGAGTTATTACGCAAAGGCCGCCTGGATGAAATCTTTTTCATTGACCTGCCTAACATGAGTGAACGTCGCGATATTTTCAAAATTCATATTACCAAACGCGGACGCGAGATAAAACAGTTCGATTTAGACAAACTTGCAGAGGCGACCGAAGGCTTCAATGGTGCTGAAATAGAAGAATCTGTCGTTTCTGCCTTGTTTGATGCCTTCAGTAATCAGTCGAATTTATCGACAGAACACATTATCCAGGCTATATCCGAGACGGTACCACTCTCGAAAACGATGAGTGAAGAAATAAATGGGTTACGCACCTGGGCATCGGGACGTGCCCGTCCAGCAACAAGAGGCAACACACAAAATAAGAACGAATCACGCCGAAAAATTGAATTTTGA
- a CDS encoding radical SAM protein gives MRLHTINKNLVSLAQQQYLHCHLCEHHCGSNRAKGERGKCKASAEARVFRHRVEYGEEIELVPSHLFYLSGCDLRCAFCIAEEKAFNPRIGTILSTDFLEAALEQGISKGARNLQWVGGEPTIHLPAILEAMSGCANLPPVVWKSDFYGTPEAFQLLEQTVDVFVADFKFGNDVCAKRIAKVDSYVKILQRNLKQVFHYSDLIVRHLLLPGHEECCFRPIVDWIASTLPDVKFSIRNGYLPRWQAKQYEELSMPLVKGASESAKVYAENKGLNLIT, from the coding sequence ATGCGGTTGCATACGATCAATAAAAATTTAGTTTCTTTGGCTCAACAACAATATTTGCACTGCCATTTGTGTGAACATCACTGCGGATCGAATCGAGCCAAAGGAGAACGTGGAAAATGCAAGGCAAGTGCGGAGGCACGGGTTTTTCGACATCGTGTGGAATATGGCGAAGAAATAGAGCTTGTTCCTTCTCATCTGTTTTACTTGTCTGGCTGTGATTTACGATGTGCTTTTTGCATCGCGGAAGAAAAGGCATTTAACCCTCGTATTGGAACGATTCTTTCAACAGACTTTCTTGAAGCTGCGCTTGAGCAAGGAATATCTAAAGGAGCTCGTAATCTTCAATGGGTTGGGGGTGAACCAACCATTCATCTTCCTGCAATTCTGGAAGCTATGAGTGGCTGTGCTAACTTACCGCCGGTTGTCTGGAAGTCTGACTTTTATGGCACTCCAGAAGCATTCCAGCTATTGGAACAAACTGTCGATGTATTCGTAGCAGATTTCAAATTCGGAAATGATGTTTGTGCCAAACGAATTGCCAAAGTCGACTCTTATGTCAAAATCCTCCAACGCAATCTCAAACAGGTATTTCATTATTCCGATTTGATTGTGCGTCACTTGCTATTACCTGGACATGAGGAATGTTGTTTTCGTCCTATTGTCGATTGGATCGCCTCCACTTTACCTGACGTCAAATTCAGTATTCGAAACGGTTATCTCCCGAGATGGCAAGCCAAACAATATGAGGAGCTTTCAATGCCGCTAGTTAAGGGAGCATCAGAATCAGCGAAAGTTTATGCTGAAAATAAAGGGCTTAATTTAATCACTTGA
- a CDS encoding sodium:solute symporter family transporter — MRFILCRKSILGVKWSLPLLAFKILFLISLFCSTSVLFAADGDSTAPESAQANSVEPPAGLEAVDWTIIVIYAASTILLGWYFSRKQEDTSEYFIGSGQMNPILIGVSLFATLLSTITYLSLPGEVVGKGPIFLASYLGLPIVFYVVGYWLIPVYMQHRVTSAYELLETKLDLSIRLLGAAMFLLLRLVWMSLLIYLSAKALTTMLNLDASYIPWIVLVTGVVSITYTSLGGLRAVVITDLIQTILLFGGALLVIATISWKMGGFGWFPTQWDTNWDTQPIFDFNPGTRVTFVGTIISVVIWYIATAGGDQVSVQRFMSTKDASAARRSLAIQLCISLIVGITLSLVGFSMLGYFQAFPSELPASIDLKQNADDIFPYVISYQLPIGVSGLVVAAMFAAAMSSVDSGVNSITAVVVTDFFDRFGIEFQSEKSHVLFARCLAFGIGGIVVFCSSFMGLIEGNITAVTGKTANLLTTPIFCLFVFALFIPFAKPLGVWVGAICGTTTAVLIAFSGFFFGFDEKTNLDPISFQWIAPSAVIVNLATGSLVSLLLPDQNKN, encoded by the coding sequence ATGAGATTCATCCTGTGTCGAAAATCAATTCTCGGAGTCAAATGGAGTTTACCACTACTTGCTTTTAAGATCTTATTTTTAATTTCATTATTTTGTAGTACATCAGTACTGTTTGCTGCTGACGGAGATAGTACTGCGCCCGAATCTGCGCAAGCGAATTCCGTGGAACCTCCTGCCGGTCTGGAGGCTGTCGACTGGACAATCATCGTCATCTACGCAGCATCGACCATCTTGCTCGGATGGTATTTCAGCCGCAAGCAGGAAGACACTTCTGAGTACTTCATCGGTAGCGGCCAAATGAATCCAATCTTGATTGGAGTTTCACTCTTCGCGACCTTATTGAGCACGATCACCTATCTTTCACTGCCAGGCGAAGTAGTCGGAAAAGGCCCTATCTTCTTAGCCAGTTACCTGGGGCTGCCCATCGTTTTTTATGTCGTTGGTTATTGGCTGATACCAGTTTATATGCAACATCGTGTGACCAGTGCGTATGAACTGCTGGAGACGAAACTCGACTTGAGTATCCGGCTGTTGGGAGCCGCGATGTTCTTACTACTTCGGTTAGTCTGGATGTCACTGCTGATTTATTTATCAGCAAAGGCGTTGACAACCATGCTCAATCTGGATGCTTCCTATATCCCCTGGATCGTCTTAGTAACCGGTGTGGTTTCCATCACCTATACCTCTCTAGGGGGACTGCGCGCGGTTGTCATTACCGATCTGATCCAGACAATTCTGTTGTTTGGTGGTGCCTTGCTGGTCATTGCCACAATTTCCTGGAAGATGGGTGGCTTTGGCTGGTTCCCCACTCAATGGGACACCAACTGGGACACGCAACCCATTTTCGACTTTAATCCAGGCACGCGAGTCACTTTTGTTGGTACAATTATCTCAGTCGTTATCTGGTATATTGCGACAGCGGGGGGAGACCAGGTTTCAGTTCAACGCTTCATGTCGACGAAGGATGCGTCAGCTGCGCGTCGTTCACTTGCAATTCAGCTTTGTATTTCACTAATTGTGGGAATCACATTATCGCTGGTTGGTTTCTCTATGCTTGGTTATTTCCAGGCATTCCCCTCTGAACTTCCCGCATCAATTGACTTAAAACAAAATGCAGACGATATTTTTCCTTATGTGATTTCGTATCAACTCCCAATCGGAGTATCGGGATTAGTCGTCGCCGCGATGTTTGCCGCCGCCATGTCCAGCGTCGACTCGGGAGTGAACTCGATCACGGCAGTGGTCGTGACCGACTTTTTTGACCGGTTCGGAATCGAATTTCAATCCGAAAAGTCACATGTCCTGTTTGCACGTTGTCTGGCGTTCGGAATTGGAGGAATCGTGGTATTCTGCAGTTCCTTTATGGGGCTGATTGAAGGCAACATCACTGCAGTCACTGGTAAAACCGCAAATTTGTTGACGACCCCTATTTTCTGCTTGTTCGTTTTTGCCTTGTTCATACCCTTTGCCAAACCACTCGGAGTTTGGGTGGGTGCCATTTGCGGAACGACAACTGCGGTCTTAATCGCGTTTTCTGGTTTCTTTTTTGGGTTTGATGAAAAAACGAATCTCGATCCAATCAGCTTTCAATGGATTGCTCCCAGTGCCGTGATCGTCAACCTTGCGACCGGAAGTCTGGTTAGCCTGCTGCTACCTGATCAAAACAAAAATTGA